The Ananas comosus cultivar F153 linkage group 4, ASM154086v1, whole genome shotgun sequence region tttttttaaactttcaaaagcatagtgGTTCTACACTATTTGCTGCTTTTATTAAATGCAATACATATGGATTgtcactaataatttttttaacggatATGACATAAATCTCAAAGAGCCTGCGGCAGAGGCAGAGAGCATGGTTGCTGATGGTGATAACATACAGGGATAGTGCTGGCAACAAGAGTACCGAAAGATCTAAGAACGACGAGGACGCCTTAAATCCTTTAGTACTCTCTCTCTTGCCGCCATATGCTGTAGCTATCGCCCCCGCCCTTCGGACGCGTTCTCCCTTCTCATCTTCGTTAAATCTTTCGATATTGTCATCATCTTTCAATATTCTCATCGTCGCCACCCTCCACAGCCATTTTCCTTACAAGCTCCCCTCCACAATTTATGTCATatccattaaaaaaattattaataatagtCAACAAGCGATGCGTTGGTTTTGAAAgcaaaacggaaaaaaaaaactattttctcaCGAAGAGCATAAAAGATATAAgtgctttttaaaaatttctctgATCAAGTTATAAAAGGAGACGAGTAACAAACGAATGACGCCATTAGTGGCTCAATAATATGCTCTTTGGAAAAGCACGTCTCCGTTCTCACCATCACAGACGCTAATGAACACCGCCTCGATTACGACCTCGTTGCTCCACCCACGACCCACACACATTCTGAGCCCTCCCCTCCGGCGCCGATGGAGGCGGAGGAAGAGACAGTGATAAaggttaaaaatttagattgaatatataaaattcaacCTGGCCCGCTTttgcaaaatcaataaatattttatgcaaattgatcttaaaaaataaaaaattattattttttttaagaaaaaactatttAAGGTTTCGCGTGCAACCTACCCTCAGGCAAGATACCAAATCGTGCGGTGAATATTCAGTTGGGCAGACAGGCCATCTCTGAAAATTGGATCAAATCACCATCGTCAGCACGTACAGGTTTGCTTTTGCttcctcttccaaaagtggAACCTCCCTCCTCCTTGCACGCATTTGATGGTGCTCCCAAAGCCAACTAGCTGAAAATTTCACTCACCTTTGATGCCGAATTGCGTGAGCCAGCTCGAGGCAAGAAGCCATCGGGCAATTCGTCTTGACTGCGTTCGGAGCAATATGTGATCTGCACGCGGCGTAGCCTTCCTGCGTGCAATCTCTCGGCATCATGTACGCCTCAATAATGTtgcacaactaaatgaataaaTTAGACAGAAAAGATACTGGaataagcagcagcagcagcagcagcagcagcagcagcagttaaAAGTCAATaattcttcatctttttctatCAATAAGATCAGATCTTCCGCCGTATAAACTTTAAAAGGATCCTCAAAAGGAAATGCTTAGTCCAAAATATTGGCACaactaaagaataaaaagataGTAACACCTACCCTTCGTAAGCTGTTGATGAGGGTGGCGAGGGGAGGAGAATTAATTCTCGCTCGGCTTGCAATCTGTCGATCGGAGAAAGGAGGGATGTAAGATTAATACCCATCGGAACATTTAAACACACCTGTAAATCAGATCTTTATGGCCACAGCAATGACGCAGCTAGTGAGGGGAAATATCCGAGGCACATCGGCCGATGGAAAGTAAAACTTAAATGGATTAGAAATGTTTGGGCGTTCTCAAAGAAATCAAAGTtgctaaactaaaaaaaagaaaagtgtcAAGGTTGCTTCTCTGGAATAAATACCTCGTCGAGTTTGATGTATCCAGAAGGCAGCAGAGGGTCACTTTCCTCGATCATTAGGTTGAGAAGCTTTTCTAAATCGACACCGTTGCCTTTGCCGTCAGTGTATGCCCATCCCCATTCCGTAGCTAATCTTAACATATCAGATAAATATGCCGCATCATGAAGAGGGCCGGTCCAAAGCGGACCAGAGACAACTACAGAGCTGGAAACCTGTAGAAAATAATACAAGGCATCAGATGTTATTTTAGTCAATACTAAAACAAGGGGGCTTGGCGAACATTTTGTAGTCATACATTCTAAATgtatggaaaaataaaattgatcaaTCAGGCACAATTGATGTGAATATGGGGGAAATCATTCCTACTACATTAGCCATCACAAGTATGTGACCAAGAAGAATTAAATGCTACGAAGTATTTGATAATCCTTCAATGTTTGCACGTTATAGTTCACAATCATTTTGtggaaaatttaaattaaaaagtggACAAAAGATTCACTGAATGAACCAAGTCATTTCAAACAACCAGCACGTGCTGGAATGTTCTACGGTTCAGCTGTACCCAGCGTATCTATTTTTGACAATTCATATACTGAAAGAAGAATTTGCATAATGCAAACGAGTCTAGCGCATCTAATTTCAAGGACATGCCAGAACGATATACAAACGGGCATGCATAAGAGAAGATAAATTACCATCACTTGCAGGAACAGATATCCTATCTTTCAACTTTCGATCCATATAATATTCCTGTATGGTAGTAAAATTCTCTGATAATTTTCAAGAGCTAAATTTAGAAGAGGCTGAAATGTATACCTCGCCATTTCTACAAGGACAGGAAATCTGCCCGAGTTCATCCCAAGAATAAGTTTGAGAGTGCCCACATAGTTTGCAGTAACTTATGAAGCCGTAATGGCTGCAAgaggaaagaataaaaaaaactgcATATCATACAATGTTTTTTCGAGCtgttaaaaaaaagatacaGCCACGAATATTAAACTATCAGAGGGTAATTACGACGTGTCCACCTGAAGTCGTGGTCCTTTCCACGGGAAACTTGTAGCATCACTCTGAATACAGGAGCATGATACGAATAGTATGAGAACAGTGGCGTTATCTGAAAGCCTACAGCAGCTGCTTCACGTAAAGCACCACCTAAAAGCATTCGCAAACCGATCTCATTTGAATATGGCACTGGGCGAACATATGCTCCATAGGAAGCCAAAGAACTAGAAGGAAACAAATAGTTACATACACACTACCCAAGATTCCTACTTAATAAATGGAACCACTACAATCATGAAACAATTACATTTTGAAGCACATAAAGAAGATGGCCAATTATAAACATCGTAAGGTAAAATTGTTCGCCCAATGAAgacctgaaaaaaaaagaaaaaaatgggcTGGTTCACACTCCCACACTTTTCTAGATAAGATTTTCCTAATACTACTACTTTCAAGGCAGAACCTGCGAATTGCCATGTAATGCAGAATCTCTGGCCAGTTGAAGTTCAAGAGTAGTGGTAAAACTATATTTGGCTGCTATAAGATTGACAAAAAACTTAATGGTTCCAAATGTTGAGCGGTCAAGACATGATGCTGAAATGAGAATGTTTTAGAGTTATAAAAGATTGAAAGGTCTCACttgagagatagagaaagaaataagaaacGAAATAATGGTGGAACAGATATAAAAAGATAAGATATTTAAAATAGTTTGGACATGCTTAAGGAACCTTTGATTTATGGAGGacaatatcaaaaacaaaat contains the following coding sequences:
- the LOC109708592 gene encoding tRNA (guanine(26)-N(2))-dimethyltransferase isoform X7; translated protein: MFALSSVHPILLPHPLNPNPSPRRIRRTRTRTRRRTLTPTSSREAERGVEFETGDSFFRRESAVGRDLGVLSASLLRRCCGGGGGGLRVLDAMCGCGVRALRYLAQGGADFVWANDAFEGSRPLVLANLAREPRFSTLGERRWVVTHFGANRVLADCYLRREFFDLVDVDSFGSDSSFLRSGIAAVKIGGLLYVTSTCGRSSGGHRPRCSLASYGAYVRPVPYSNEIGLRMLLGGALREAAAVGFQITPLFSYYSYHAPVFRVMLQVSRGKDHDFSHYGFISYCKLCGHSQTYSWDELGQISCPCRNGEVSSSVVVSGPLWTGPLHDAAYLSDMLRLATEWGWAYTDGKGNGVDLEKLLNLMIEESDPLLPSGYIKLDEVCLNVPMGINLTSLLSPIDRLQAERELILLPSPPSSTAYEGRT
- the LOC109708592 gene encoding tRNA (guanine(26)-N(2))-dimethyltransferase isoform X2 — protein: MFALSSVHPILLPHPLNPNPSPRRIRRTRTRTRRRTLTPTSSREAERGVEFETGDSFFRRESAVGRDLGVLSASLLRRCCGGGGGGLRVLDAMCGCGVRALRYLAQGGADFVWANDAFEGSRPLVLANLAREPRFSTLGERRWVVTHFGANRVLADCYLRREFFDLVDVDSFGSDSSFLRSGIAAVKIGGLLYVTSTCGRSSGGHRPRCSLASYGAYVRPVPYSNEIGLRMLLGGALREAAAVGFQITPLFSYYSYHAPVFRVMLQVSRGKDHDFSHYGFISYCKLCGHSQTYSWDELGQISCPCRNGEVSSSVVVSGPLWTGPLHDAAYLSDMLRLATEWGWAYTDGKGNGVDLEKLLNLMIEESDPLLPSGYIKLDEIASRARINSPPLATLINSLRRLCNIIEAYMMPRDCTQEGYAACRSHIAPNAVKTNCPMASCLELAHAIRHQR
- the LOC109708592 gene encoding tRNA (guanine(26)-N(2))-dimethyltransferase isoform X6, with the translated sequence MFALSSVHPILLPHPLNPNPSPRRIRRTRTRTRRRTLTPTSSREAERGVEFETGDSFFRRESAVGRDLGVLSASLLRRCCGGGGGGLRVLDAMCGCGVRALRYLAQGGADFVWANDAFEGSRPLVLANLAREPRFSTLGERRWVVTHFGANRVLADCYLRREFFDLVDVDSFGSDSSFLRSGIAAVKIGGLLYVTSTCGRSSGGHRPRCSLASYGAYVRPVPYSNEIGLRMLLGGALREAAAVGFQITPLFSYYSYHAPVFRVMLQVSRGKDHDFSHYGFISYCKLCGHSQTYSWDELGQISCPCRNGEVSSSVVVSGPLWTGPLHDAAYLSDMLRLATEWGWAYTDGKGNGVDLEKLLNLMIEESDPLLPSGYIKLDEVCLNVPMGINLTSLLSPIDRLQAERELILLPSPPSSTAYEGCATLLRRT
- the LOC109708592 gene encoding tRNA (guanine(26)-N(2))-dimethyltransferase isoform X3; this encodes MFALSSVHPILLPHPLNPNPSPRRIRRTRTRTRRRTLTPTSSREAERGVEFETGDSFFRRESAVGRDLGVLSASLLRRCCGGGGGGLRVLDAMCGCGVRALRYLAQGGADFVWANDAFEGSRPLVLANLAREPRFSTLGERRWVVTHFGANRVLADCYLRREFFDLVDVDSFGSDSSFLRSGIAAVKIGGLLYVTSTCGRSSGGHRPRCSLASYGAYVRPVPYSNEIGLRMLLGGALREAAAVGFQITPLFSYYSYHAPVFRVMLQVSRGKDHDFSHYGFISYCKLCGHSQTYSWDELGQISCPCRNGEVSSSVVVSGPLWTGPLHDAAYLSDMLRLATEWGWAYTDGKGNGVDLEKLLNLMIEESDPLLPSGYIKLDEIASRARINSPPLATLINSLRRAYMMPRDCTQEGYAACRSHIAPNAVKTNCPMASCLELAHAIRHQR
- the LOC109708592 gene encoding tRNA (guanine(26)-N(2))-dimethyltransferase isoform X5 — protein: MFALSSVHPILLPHPLNPNPSPRRIRRTRTRTRRRTLTPTSSREAERGVEFETGDSFFRRESAVGRDLGVLSASLLRRCCGGGGGGLRVLDAMCGCGVRALRYLAQGGADFVWANDAFEGSRPLVLANLAREPRFSTLGERRWVVTHFGANRVLADCYLRREFFDLVDVDSFGSDSSFLRSGIAAVKIGGLLYVTSTCGRSSGGHRPRCSLASYGAYVRPVPYSNEIGLRMLLGGALREAAAVGFQITPLFSYYSYHAPVFRVMLQVSRGKDHDFSHYGFISYCKLCGHSQTYSWDELGQISCPCRNGEVSSSVVVSGPLWTGPLHDAAYLSDMLRLATEWGWAYTDGKGNGVDLEKLLNLMIEESDPLLPSGYIKLDEVCLNVPMGINLTSLLSPIDRLQAERELILLPSPPSSTAYEGLYGGRSDLIDRKR
- the LOC109708592 gene encoding tRNA (guanine(26)-N(2))-dimethyltransferase isoform X1, producing MFALSSVHPILLPHPLNPNPSPRRIRRTRTRTRRRTLTPTSSREAERGVEFETGDSFFRRESAVGRDLGVLSASLLRRCCGGGGGGLRVLDAMCGCGVRALRYLAQGGADFVWANDAFEGSRPLVLANLAREPRFSTLGERRWVVTHFGANRVLADCYLRREFFDLVDVDSFGSDSSFLRSGIAAVKIGGLLYVTSTCGRSSGGHRPRCSLASYGAYVRPVPYSNEIGLRMLLGGALREAAAVGFQITPLFSYYSYHAPVFRVMLQVSRGKDHDFSHYGFISYCKLCGHSQTYSWDELGQISCPCRNGEVSSSVVVSGPLWTGPLHDAAYLSDMLRLATEWGWAYTDGKGNGVDLEKLLNLMIEESDPLLPSGYIKLDEVCLNVPMGINLTSLLSPIDRLQAERELILLPSPPSSTAYEGKATPRADHILLRTQSRRIARWLLASSWLTQFGIKGE
- the LOC109708592 gene encoding tRNA (guanine(26)-N(2))-dimethyltransferase isoform X4 — its product is MFALSSVHPILLPHPLNPNPSPRRIRRTRTRTRRRTLTPTSSREAERGVEFETGDSFFRRESAVGRDLGVLSASLLRRCCGGGGGGLRVLDAMCGCGVRALRYLAQGGADFVWANDAFEGSRPLVLANLAREPRFSTLGERRWVVTHFGANRVLADCYLRREFFDLVDVDSFGSDSSFLRSGIAAVKIGGLLYVTSTCGRSSGGHRPRCSLASYGAYVRPVPYSNEIGLRMLLGGALREAAAVGFQITPLFSYYSYHAPVFRVMLQVSRGKDHDFSHYGFISYCKLCGHSQTYSWDELGQISCPCRNGEVSSSVVVSGPLWTGPLHDAAYLSDMLRLATEWGWAYTDGKGNGVDLEKLLNLMIEESDPLLPSGYIKLDEIASRARINSPPLATLINSLRREGYAACRSHIAPNAVKTNCPMASCLELAHAIRHQR